The genomic window ATGGCAACAAAATTCCATTCAGCTCCCAGGAGACTCAAATACTCACATaccccttctcctccctgcccccactttcCACAATGGGCTTGTCAAGCTATGGAACCACCACTCACCACCCCCACTCCATGGTCTCTCCCTAGGTTACTCTGATCTGCAAACCTAGATCCCTCCCTAACTCCCCAGGCACTCATCATCCCCACTGCATTCACCAAACTCCTCACTTCTTGACCTTTCTTCCCCACCACCAGGTCAGTATCCAGTATGAGCTCTGAGTTTGGCAGGAAAGTCTGGACTTCATCTCCACCGCCCCAGCGACCTTTCCGGGTCTGTGATCACAAGCGAACCACCCGGAAAGGTCTGACAGCTGCCACCCGCCAGGAACTGCTAGACAAGGTAAGTGAGCCAAATCCCTAAGTTCCTACTGCAGGGGCTAGAGAAGAGTGAGAACTTGGAATGAGTGAGCAGAAAGGCTGAGGTTAGTTACATGGCTGCTCCTTCCCTCTAAGGACTAAAGCTGGGTGGGGGTGTGGTGGAGTTCATCCCAATGACCAATGCTGTATTTAGGTTATTTCTTTTCCAGGGGGTAGGAGGAGGAATTGATAGGGAGGGTTGAAAAAATGACATTCAGAAGTCAGTATGGAAGGGGGATTCCTATGACAAGTCAGGTTCAAGTCCAGATTCTACCACTTGCTAGTGTCAAACTGTAAGAAGTTGTTCAACCTATCAAAACTTTAGTTTCTTGATCTACAAAAAGGGAATGATGATACACCCTTCTCCTAGGGTTGTTGAAAGGAATCAAAGAGGACTTGTATATAAAGTCTACATAGATACCTGGTACTAGTGAAGACTCAAAAAGGCTAAGGGTCATTGTTACTGAAAACAGTTCTCTGAGAGTGGGGGACAGTGAGGTAAGAcactggagagaagacagaaggatGGACCTCAAGAGAACCTAGCTAGCTTTTCAATTCCACACCAGTAGGATTGGCTCAGAGGGTAACAGGGGAAGAGGACAACAACAGAGGAGCAAATAGGTTAAAAAAGTCAGCCTTTATTTAGTGAGGGTCCCCTGGCAACTGAGCACCAGGAGCTGGAGCCATTTGAAGAATGGCAGTTTCTCAGGAAGTAGAGTTGGGGTGTCAACCAACATCCAGAGTTAACTGGTGGATGTAGGGcagctggagagggaggggcatggataagctctgccccttccctcctgcttcctGTGGCCGGACAGGCACTGGAGGCCCTGCTGCTGAATGGGATGCTAACACTGGTGCTGGAAGAGGATGGGACCGCCGTGGAGAGTGAGgacttcttccagcttctggaggatGACACGTGCCTGATGGTGTTGGAGCGCGGGCAGAGCTGGACCCCCAGCAGGGTGAGAGGCCCATAGTGGGGCTGCTGTAGGCCACCAGTCCTTTATATCTCTCCCAACTCCTCTAGCCTAGCCATGATCTTGGGGCCAGAGGCACTGGGAGAGGTGAGGAGTTGCCAAGGACACCATACAGGGGGCAAACAGTCCAAGCAAGGGTGGGCCTGACCCAGTGCTGGTGGGGGACTGTGTGACCCAGTGCACACTGTGGGTGTCAGTGTGTGAGGGTGCATTGCACTGATGAGGGTTCCCTACAGAGTGGGATGCTGTCATATGGCCTGGGCCGGGAGAAGCCCAAGCACAGCAAGGACATTGCCCGTATCACCTTCGATGTATACAAGCAAAACCCTCGAGACCTCTTTGGCAGCCTCAATATCAAAGCCACATTCTACGGGCTCTACTCCATGAGTTGCGACTTTCAAGGACTCGGCCCAAAGAAAGTACTCAGGTCAGAGACCAACATGCCAtatttccccatccccctccagTTGCAGCACCCCAAATTCCTTCTCCAGTACTCACCTACCCATAATCTCTCCCTTGGGGAAAACCCCCTCTTATAGCCTTCTCCCACGTTCCCCCACCCATCCGACTTCATCTTGTCTCTGCCCTTCAGGGAGCTCCTCCGTTGGATCTCTGCACTACTGCAAGGGCTGGGCCATATGTTACTGGGAATTTCGTCCAGCCTCCGCCATTTAATAGAAGGGGCCGAGCAATTGCATTGGCAGCGGCAGGGTCGCCTCCATCCCTACTGAGAAGGGGCTCCAAGCTGCTTTCTGCCCTTAGACTCATTCCAAGAGACACTGTGAGGACTGTGGCAGCATCAGCTTTGGAGATCTGAAGACAGTGCAGGTTAGATAACCCACCTGATTTCCCCAATGCCTTCTGACCCCGTTGTGACAGGCCCCATCAGCATAATGCCTTACACCCCTAGCCTATACCCTTTCCTGAAGAATGCTGTCCCTTCCTAGCCATCTTTCCAGCATCCCACTTACCCAGAAAGGCCACAAGTATCTTGACACCCTCCCCTGATCTACATCTAGATTCCTTGCAACTCCCCGTCCCTAAGGTTCCCAGTGCACTGAATTCAGCCCTCTCTGACTTCACCTTAAGGTCTCTATTTCTTTATATCCTTTcccctaaaacaacaaaaacatttccaataaaaatataaaaatgtttgtttataagaCTTTTGATTCCAACTTAAACTAAGAAGGGGATAGGACAGAGACACTCTTTACCCCTCCTCATCCACACCCAGTCAGTTCCAGGTCCAAACGCCTCAGTCTTCAAGTATTGAGTTCAAAGCCCTTCTCCGCTTGGCCACTGCCCCCTGCTGCTGTTCCCAAGCCTCTCGGCGCTTGAGGAAAGTAGTCAAGGCCACGTTTCGAGCCACATGGTGGCCAAATGGGTCTCTTATCAGCTCCTGGTTCCGCTCTCCTGCAAAGGGAATCACTCATGTTCAGTATCATCATGCAGtcgcccccacccacccacccccgtGCTCAAAGGGACACTCTCTGGGTGAAGGTCCCTCCATTTTCCCTGGGCCTTGGGTTGGCCTCAGGGATAATTAATATCTCAGTCTCCAAGGAACGGAAGCTGGGAGAGGGTGGGAGCACAGGGCTGTATAATGAGCAGAgcagaaggggaggagggcagactGCCTAGAACCCATGGCCAATACCACCCTTTAGAACTGAAGTCTCTGCTGAATTTAAGTCTCCCCGCTAGCCACTCAGCCACCTGGAGGGAGGGAAGTTCGGAAAGGTCAGAGTGAGGTGCTGGTACTCACCCAGCTCAGCAGCAATTTCCTTCCGGGCCCCCAAGGCTGCTCCACTCCAGATGGCATCTAGCACTCGACTGCCATGGCGACTACAGGCCAGAGCCACGTATTGTCCCTGCAGTGAAACAAGCAGGGTAGGTCCCTCTAGGGCATCCCACAAAAGTGCACTGGGGAGGGCAATGGGGAAGTGAAGTTTCAGAAGTTTACAGGCTGAGTCAAAAGTGTCTGGGAACTATATATCCTCTCTTTGACTCTGGAGGACAGTCTCAGGCCGAGCTTATGTTCTCTTAAATGGATGTTGGTGGGGGAATCAGAGCAGAAACCAGAACCTTTAGGGTCTTCAGCACACGGCGGCGCTGCTTGCGCATCACGGAGGGGCTGGTGAGGACGGCATCAAGCACGTGGGAGCCAGCAGGGCTCTGGGCGAGAGTCAGAAGTTGTGGTCCCGTCAAGGCGCCCAGACTTCGAAGTATGATACCAGGGCTAGAGAAGTGCAGCAGATGCTGGAGCAGTAGAGACCCAAGGACTGTCACTTCCCCTAGGGCCTTGGCCATGGCCATTTCCACCTGGTAGGTCGGAGATGGGGATTTAGGAGGCAGCCACCAAAGTGCCACCCCTGCCTGGATGAAGCCAGAGatctccccaccctcaccacaTGGGTGAAGGACTTTTTAAGCCCTGGCCCTCAATTAGAACTGACTTGGCCCCTCTCCTACCTCACCTGGTGCTCTGTGGgcactgccccttcctcctccaccagTCCATAGTACACCTCATAAGCCGTCAAAGTGGCAAACAGAGGCACACAGGCCGCTTGCCGGGAAGAGGGCTCCGCACAGTGGAATGCCTAGAGGAGAAGACAGGACAGGATGAATTGGAGAACTACCTCATCCCTAACCCCGACTCTCTAGACAGACAGCAATGAAGAGATGTGAGAACATAAGCTGCATAAGGGCAGGATCTCATCTGCCTTGCTGTATTCCCAGCCTCTGTACACATAACAGGGGTTGAATAAACACTTATCCCTTAGATAAACTGCTTAGTTCTGGGAGACAATTTTCATTCCAGGGCTGTGAAATGGGTTTGGCCTCATTTCTCCCTTGATCTGTGAACTCCCTAGGCATTAGACCTCTTAAGTCCAGAGATACAACCACTGAAGATCAGAGAAGTCCTAACAGGTGGAATTTGAACTGAGGCCATAAACGGGTTATGGGTAATACCTACTCACCTCCAACAACAGCTGCAGGACCCTGGCTTGGTGGGCCCCAACTCTGCGGCAGGCCCCCACCAGGGCAATGACCACCCctgggtgaccttgagccagCACAGCTTCCAGGGCAGGGCTGAGCTCCTCAAACACGGGGGACAGctgaggggagacacagaatgaagaaTCTTTGGCATTCTGTAACAGTGGACTGAGTTATTCAGAGAAATCTTCCTGTGGAAAACAACTAGAGGTGCTAGATAAGCACTGCCAATGTCAGGATTTGGGTTTGGCCAGATAAAGTCCAAGACAAGGGGGCAGTCTTAGAGGAGCTGCCTCACATGAGGAAAGCAGGGATACATTAAATGGCCAcactctctggggcacctgggtggctccgtcagttggatgtccaactttggctcaggtcgtgatctcacggtttgtgggttcaagccctgcatcggactctgttgacagctcagagcctggagcctgcttcggattctgtgtctccctcgctctctgcccctcccccactcgtgctctgtttctgtctcaataataaaaataaaacattaaaaaaatggccacacttttttaatgtattttatttatttctgagagagagagagagacagtgtgagcacggaagggtcagagagagagggagacacagaatccaaagacaggttccaggctctgagctagctgtcagcacagagcctgacatggggccttgaacccatgaaccacaagatcatgacctaagccaaagctggacgctcaaccgactgagccactcaggtgccccaaatggccACACTCTCAATATGAGGAGGTACTAGAATTACATCTGCtcttcaaggggtgcctggctatctcagtcagtagagcatgcggcTCTTGATCctgggttgtaagttcaagccccaagtcatgtgtagagattacttaaaaataaaatcttaaggaaaaaaacaccaACAACCTACTCTTCTATCCCAACTCCCAAGTCTGTATTGCTACAGATATTTGACCAAAAATACGGGCCATGGAACCTGAAGCTGTCTATTTGGATTAAGCCAGTCACCTGCTGGCACTGGCACCTGAGAAGCCAAACTAAATCCTTTCTGAGAAGAAGGCACTTTGGTCACAAGCTCTGAATAACCCCCAGGAATAACTTCAGGGGAATGGCCAGCACACTGTAGGAGACGCAGAGGCAGGCACACAATACAATAAGGCCCAGTGAACAAAAACTAGCAGAAATAACAGCACAGAAACAGATCCAGCCCCACTTTCGACTCACCAGCTCAGGGGTAGTAACAGCATCCAGGAAACGCTGCAAAGGGAAGTTGGCAATAGGGTGTGCAGCCAGGGTCTGCAACTGCCCTTGGAAGTGATCCTCAAAGAGGCTCTTGAGCCTCAGGGGCTCCAACACCAGCAGCACCTGCTCCAGGAGTCTGGAGCTCGTCTGATCCCGCAGAAATAGCAGTAGGGGACTAGGGACAAGGAGAAGGTGATCAAGCAACCTTTACTTCATCTAAAATACCCACTTCACTCCATTCACTTCCTGCAGCCTCATCAGGCTTGGGGGACCCTGAGGCCCAGACCATACCTGCCGTCAGCTGAGGGATTGCGGCTACTCAGATAGCCAATCACAGCACTGCAGAGCTGAGCACAGAACTGGGGCAGCTTGCGATGTAAGATTTGTAAGGCCACTTGAAGGCAAAAGCTGGAGATCTTGTCAGTGATAAATactgtgggggagggcagaaataataaaagcagcTCTTCTGAAACCCAGACAACATATACAACCTCAAACCTCAAGCAGTAAAGTATCAGGGACTATGGATGCAAAGACTCTATACAGAGTCTTTGAAATACCAAACCAGATCAGATTTTAAAAGGAGTAAGACTGATCGAAGGGCCCCAGATGATGACAGACACCTCCGGAAAAGTAGGTCTTAGACCCTCCTCCTTTTGCCCGCCTTACCAGCAATGTCCTTCAGAAAGCAGGAGCTCAGGTCCTGAAGGCGATTCAAGAAGGTTTCAGGGACCTCAAAATCAGTTGGCCTACCTTCCCGAGCTGGGGCCCTTTGCACTTCTGAAAGAATGAGAACACGTGCGATGCTGGGATCATAAACTACCATCCAGGAAGGAGAATAATTCCATGGATGAGCAAGGACTCAGCTTGGAGATGCAGAACACATATGGATATCTCTTCTCATCTGGATGACAGGACCAAGACTACaattctgttttagtttttctaagaaatttcAAACAGTGCCTCAGAGGTCCGTAGAAGATAGGCCAAACTCTCAGTCAGGAATTCAGAATTCACGGTATTCCAAAATCAGGCCTCATCTAAACTCTCTAACCTTATTTcccagagtttttaaaaatgtaggtcACTCCCTATGAATGCAACATGAAATCACGTTAGTGGATCTTAACCAGCATTTtttcaatggaatagaatagaataaagtAAAACAGAGCAGGAAATAACAAAGTGGGTTGTATATATTAAGGATATGGTTTCTCAAAGTTCTGCTTGAGtccaatatatgtatatgtacacataagCACGTTCagtgacattaaaacaaaaaaattctgtgggttatagtttaaaaaaagtttgaccTCCATTCCTCATGAATCACCTCTTACCCCTGGCCCATTCTATCAGCTGTCTCCCAAACACACCTATGCATCATCACAACTGGGCCTTTGTGTGTACTCATCTTTGGCCTGTTAAGCCTTGGCCTAATTTGTCTGCCAATTCTTCACCGTCATCAAGAATTACTCTTCTGCTTACTCTCTTCTACTGGACTTCCtaaacccacctcccctctaggtCCACTTCCCTCTCTTGTAACACTTACCAGGTGACTGAGAGCCTTGGTGCCTGGCTCTCTCAGACTCCAGAAGAGTCCCTCCCAATACCTGCAGCAGAGTTCTGACCACGAAGCTGCCATGTGTGTCTCCacagtagaaaagaaaatcatcacaCACCTCGGAGGCTAGTCCCAAAACCAGCTCCTCCAGGGTCTCCACGGGGCCATCCTTGCCATCCTCgccatcctcttcctcctccacatcctcctcctccttctctgcagGGCTCCCCAGCAATCGAGGCAGCTGCAGCAAAGCACTTTGCAATACATGCACCCCGCATCGATGACAGGCCACAAAGCGGAAGTTGGAGCGCAAAGTAGCCCAGACTCGACACAGCGGTTTCAGAGGACTGAATCCCAGCAGTTCCTGCATAATCTCACTGCCAGTCCTGTTTGTGGCCAAGGCTAGGGCCTGAGCCTCCACTTCCTTCAAAACATTGTGCACCATCAGTTCTGAACAGACAAGAAAAGATGTATTTTAGAGACTAAGAGGAGGATGGTTATGTTCCATCAGTTAACCAAATGAGGGAGGGGGGAGCAATGAAGAGGATCTGGGAGATATAGACTAAGTCCCTACGACCTAGACCCATGAAAATTCCCCTGCCTGTCCCAGAATTTATGCCCAACGAATCCCTCTCTAAGTCTCACCCTGCAGTCGCCCTACCTCGTTCTTCTCCGGTCTCAGGAGACTCTTTCAGGGCAGACAGCGCCTGACGGAAATACCCCAGAGCTTCGGTGCTGAGGTGAGGGTGCGCATCTAAGGCTGGCTCCGAGCTCCCATCGGGAGGCCGCCGGCGTCCCGGTGGGGGGCGCTCCGACCCCTTGGCCCCGCGACCCCTTTTGCCACCAGATGGAAACCGGCGCCCAGCCTTGTGGAAGGAGCGCGGACCCTGTCCCATGAGTGCTAAAGTTCGTGTCGGTCCGCGTAACCTTCTCCAGTCGCACAGGAACGTCACGCAGCTAGGAGCGTGCggggtgcggacggagtttaggGAGGCCGGCGCCCTCAGCGCGCACCTTATACGTCACAGTCCCGCGACGGCCCCAGGCGGAATGGCAGTGGGTGTTCCCAGGTCGCCCCGCCTCCAGTCGCCAGTCCTTGCCCCGGAGCAGAATCCACCTGCATTTATAGTGCGCTCTGACACTCTCCATCACTCCCCTCGCTGATCCGGACTGGAACGCAGACTAGCACCCCGGCCTCACACTCGAATCCAGTGGCAGTCACCTCATACCGCCCCCTCAGCCAGAATCGAAGTTCTAGAGTCCAAGGACTTCGCCAGCTAGACGGCGGCGGGCTTGCAAGAGCGCACGGGTAAGGGGCGCGAACTCCCTCTACTTAGGATTCAGCGATCCCGGGCCTCGCTCTTACCCCCGACCTGGAAGCCGCGCCTCCGGGCTCAGCCCCACAAGGCCAGGCCAAAGGCCAGAGCTCCAGATAGCCCAGAATGCTGCGTGGACCCGCTGTGAGGGGCCTCAGCGCCCGAAGCCCCCCACTCGGTCAGCCCCTTTCAGAGAGTCCTTACGGGTGGGTAGCCCTGGACAGTCCACCGAGCCTCTTTCTTCACTCCTTGGCTTGCCAAAAAGCCCAAACAGTCCTGCACTGTTGCCCCGCTCTGAAACTTCTCTCTCCTCAAAGGATCCCAACTTTGGCTCCCGCTTCTATCGCTATCCGGGTCCCCCTTCCACATACACAAGATGCAGGTATCCCTCAGAGCAAGTCTTTGCTTCCAcagatttttcccttttgcttgtTAGCCATGGAAACTCCCATGACGGGCCAAGTGTGCGTGGTGACAGGTGCTTCCAGAGGCATTGGCCGCGGCATCGCCTTGCAACTCTGTCAGGCAGGTGCCACGGTTTACATCACTGGCCGCCATATGGACACGCTGCGGGCCACTGCTAAGGAGGTGGGTGCTCTCTGCCAAGTGGGGCAGAAATCACCTGAGGTAGCCCTTCCCCTTAACCTCGCCTTCCA from Suricata suricatta isolate VVHF042 chromosome 9, meerkat_22Aug2017_6uvM2_HiC, whole genome shotgun sequence includes these protein-coding regions:
- the CIDEB gene encoding cell death activator CIDE-B gives rise to the protein MEYLSALNPSGLLRSVSSMSSEFGRKVWTSSPPPQRPFRVCDHKRTTRKGLTAATRQELLDKALEALLLNGMLTLVLEEDGTAVESEDFFQLLEDDTCLMVLERGQSWTPSRSGMLSYGLGREKPKHSKDIARITFDVYKQNPRDLFGSLNIKATFYGLYSMSCDFQGLGPKKVLRELLRWISALLQGLGHMLLGISSSLRHLIEGAEQLHWQRQGRLHPY
- the NOP9 gene encoding nucleolar protein 9, whose protein sequence is MGQGPRSFHKAGRRFPSGGKRGRGAKGSERPPPGRRRPPDGSSEPALDAHPHLSTEALGYFRQALSALKESPETGEERELMVHNVLKEVEAQALALATNRTGSEIMQELLGFSPLKPLCRVWATLRSNFRFVACHRCGVHVLQSALLQLPRLLGSPAEKEEEDVEEEEDGEDGKDGPVETLEELVLGLASEVCDDFLFYCGDTHGSFVVRTLLQVLGGTLLESERARHQGSQSPEVQRAPAREGRPTDFEVPETFLNRLQDLSSCFLKDIAVFITDKISSFCLQVALQILHRKLPQFCAQLCSAVIGYLSSRNPSADGSPLLLFLRDQTSSRLLEQVLLVLEPLRLKSLFEDHFQGQLQTLAAHPIANFPLQRFLDAVTTPELLSPVFEELSPALEAVLAQGHPGVVIALVGACRRVGAHQARVLQLLLEAFHCAEPSSRQAACVPLFATLTAYEVYYGLVEEEGAVPTEHQVEMAMAKALGEVTVLGSLLLQHLLHFSSPGIILRSLGALTGPQLLTLAQSPAGSHVLDAVLTSPSVMRKQRRRVLKTLKGQYVALACSRHGSRVLDAIWSGAALGARKEIAAELGERNQELIRDPFGHHVARNVALTTFLKRREAWEQQQGAVAKRRRALNSILED